A portion of the Oncorhynchus nerka isolate Pitt River linkage group LG27, Oner_Uvic_2.0, whole genome shotgun sequence genome contains these proteins:
- the poli gene encoding DNA polymerase iota — translation MDVGGEDIDEDETDWNSICSDFVQPPHVVIHGGKYFSKVPAPPVQRVILHFDLDCFYAQVEMIRNPALRNVPLGIQQKYIIVTCNYVARDLGVTKLMLVTDAKEKCPQLVLVKGEDLTHYRETSYKVTELLMSFCPLVERLGFDENFMDITEMVERRMEQTPESAHYSYEGHIYNLDTSDAKVMVHPRLAVGSHIAAELRAEIHSKLGLTGCAGIATSKLLAKLVAGAFKPNQQTTLLPESVKDIMGSLNGLRKVPGVGHQTAKRLQALGLVGVQDLQLFPLADLVREFGVSTAQHLQNLALGIDDTPVTPTGAPQSLSNEDSFKKVSSTNEVWQKVKDLLSSILDRMHKDGRQPLTLRLTIRRYSATNKWFSRESRQCPIPNHIGQKITSGNCDALAQLVTMAMKLFHKMVDTNTAFHLTLLNVCFSNLQAKCAAVSKGSIASFFTHRSPEKTQASSRCQEDLSQSVLGNLRGQAGSDVEGKTEELTGQDASHWIPDIPSNLKIKPYTQSTMHSPEASQQRPMVGECCIGGTVDDKMTNSPGMTDVHPLPPNIDPEVFRLLPEDIQKELLSAAYPETTHGLHSHGTQSIRPTVSDPADRTHSFHHNHSEQPASSSQPAACKLNDSFHSTPIDLRETVKGFDRQPNALTTNNQQEHTVSSLHYSLTDLLEEGNSSTGLVSQRQSADCGFPGSVDPKVFSELPPEVQRELLSEWRQQIPVLKISSSLKKQGKSPLAREKKAPAKSSQANKLSNYFKPSSG, via the exons ATGGACGTGGGTGGTGAGGACATTGATGAGGATGAAACTGACTGGAACAGCATTTGCTCGGACTTTGTTCAACCCCCCCATGTTG TGATCCATGGGGGCAAATATTTCAGTAAGGTACctgcaccaccagtacagagagTCATCCTACATTTTGACCTGGACTGTTTCTATGCCCAGGTTGAAATGATCCGCAACCCAGCACTGCGGAATGTGCCTTTAG GTATTCAGCAAAAGTACATCATCGTCACCTGTAACTACGTGGCCAGGGACCTTGGTGTGACAAAGCTGATGTTAGTGACGGATGCCAAAGAGAAGTGTCCTCAGCTCGTGCTGGTCAAGGGAGAGGACCtgacacactacagagagacatctTACAAAGTCACAG AGTTGCTGATGTCGTTCTGTCCATTAGTAGAACGGCTAGGGTTTGATGAGAACTTCATGGACATCAcagagatggtggagaggaggatggaacaGACCCCGGAGTCTGCTCACTATTCATACGAAGGCCACATTTACAATCTTGACA CCTCGGATGCCAAAGTCATGGTACACCCTAGACTAGCGGTAGGCTCACATATCGCAGCTGAACTGAGAGCAGAGATCCACAGCAAGCTGGGCCTCACTGGCTGTGCGGGCATTGCTACCAGTAAGCTGCTGGCCAAACTGGTGGCGGGTGCCTTCAAGCCAAATCAACAAACCACACTGTTGCCAGAGAGTGTGAAAGACATTATGGGCAGTCTAAATGGTTTACGTAAAGTACCAG GAGTAGGCCACCAGACTGCTAAGAGGCTTCAGGCCCTAGGATTGGTTGGTGTGCAGGACCTGCAGCTCTTCCCATTGGCTGACCTGGTGAGGGAGTTTGGAGTTTCCACTGCTCAGCATCTCCAGAACCTGGCTTTGGGCATTGATGACACTCCAGTCACCCCCACTGGTGCTCCACAG TCTCTTAGCAATGAAGACTCCTTCAAGAAAGTGTCCTCAACCAATGAAGTTTGGCAGAAGGTTAAAGATTTGTTGAGTAGCATTTTAGACAG GATGCATAAAGATGGCAGGCAGCCTTTGACCCTTCGACTGACCATCAGGCGTTACTCTGCAACCAACAAGTGGTTCAGCCGGGAGAGCAGGCAGTGTCCCATCCCCAACCACATTGGGCAAAAGATAACCTCTG GCAACTGTGATGCCTTGGCCCAGCTGGTCACCATGGCCATGAAGCTCTTCCACAAGATGGTGGACACCAACACAGCCTTCCACCTCACCCTCCTCAACGTGTGCTTCAGTAACTTGCAGGCCAAGTGTGCTGCTGTCAGCAAGGGATCCATCGCCTCCTTCTTCACACACAGATCTCCTGAAAAAACACAGGCCTCCTCTCGGTGCCAG GAGGATCTGTCTCAAAGTGTGCTTGGTAACCTCCGTGGACAGGCTGGATCTGATGTTGAAGGTAAGACAGAGGAGTTGACTGGTCAGGATGCATCACACTGGATACCAGACATACCTAGCAACCTTAAGATCAAGCCTTACACACAGTCAACAATGCATAGCCCTGAGGCCTCCCAGCAGCGGCCTATGGTGGGTGAGTGCTGCATAGGTGGAACAGTAGATGATAAAATGACCAACAGTCCTGGGATGACAGATGTTCATCCATTGCCCCCCAACATTGACCCTGAGGTGTTCAGACTCCTGCCTGAGGACATCCAGAAGGAACTGTTATCAGCTGCCTACCCAGAGACCACCCATGGCCTCCACAGCCATGGCACTCAGTCCATCAGACCCACAGTATCTGATCCAGCAGACAGAACCCACTCATTTCACCACAACCATTCAGAACAGCCTGCCTCTTCCTCTCAGCCTGCTGCATGCAAACTTAATGACTCATTTCACAGCACTCCCATAGACCTAAGAGAAACTGTGAAGGGCTTTGACAGACAGCCCAATGCACTGACAACCAACAACCAACAAGAacacacagtctcctccctgcactATTCACTCACAGACCTCTTGGAGGAGGGAAACTCCTCTACAGGCCTCGTGTCACAGAGGCAGTCGGCTGACTGTGGTTTCCCAGGAAGTGTGGACCCCAAGGTGTTCTCAGAACTACCTCCTGAGGTTCAGAGAGAGCTACTGTCTGAGTGGAGACAACAGATACCTGTCCTTAAAATTTCCTCCTCTTTGAAAAAACAGGGCAAAAGCCCCCTGGCCAGAGAGAAGAAGGCTCCAGCTAAAAGCAGTCAGGCTAATAAATTATCGAACTATTTCAAACCCAGCTCAGGTtag
- the LOC115111393 gene encoding ras-related protein Rab-27B-like isoform X1, giving the protein MTMTDWDYDFLIKLLSVGDSGVGKTTFLYRYTDNKFNHKFTTTVGIDFREKRVTYLGTGTDGTTEKTFKVHLQLWDTAGQERFRSLTTAFFRDAMGFLLMFDLTNQQSFLNVRNWMSQLQANAYCDSPDIVLVGTKADLKNLRDVQGKQARDMADRYGIPYFETSSATGAEVDQAVTTLLDLVMRRMEQSTEGPASEAANGSAATNDTAETSTSRRCAC; this is encoded by the exons ATGACAATGACTGACTGGGATTATGACTTTCTGATCAAGCTCCTGTCGGTAGGGGATTCTGGAGTAGGGAAGACCACATTCCTCTACAGGTACACAGACAACAAGTTCAACCACAAGTTCACCACCACAGTGGGAATAGACTTCAGGGAAAAGAGAGTG ACGTATTTGGGGACTGGCACTGATGGAACAACAGAGAAGACTTTTAAAGTGCACCTACAGCTCTGGGACACAGCAGGGCAGGAGAG GTTCAGAAGTCTCACCACAGCCTTCTTCAGAGATGCCATGGGCTTCCTGCTCATGTTTGATCTAACCAATCAGCAGAGTTTTCTGAATGTCAGGAACTGGATGA GTCAGCTGCAGGCAAATGCCTATTGTGACAGTCCAGACATAGTCTTAGTTGGCACCAAAGCAGACCTTAAAAACCTGAGAGATGTACAAGGAAAACAAGCCAGAGACATGGCGGACAGATATGG TATCCCCTACTTTGAGACAAGTAGTGCCACAGGGGCTGAGGTGGACCAGGCAGTGACCACTCTGCTGGACCTGGTGATGAGACGCATGGAGCAGAGCACAGAGGGGCCTGCGTCAGAGGCAGCCAATGGGAGTGCTGCCACTAACGACACGGCTGAAACGTCCACCAGCAGGAGGTGTGCCTGTTAG
- the LOC115111393 gene encoding ras-related protein Rab-27B-like isoform X2, with the protein MMSYPGQSWEHSALPYGTPNNGWMCCSLDLNQTYLGTGTDGTTEKTFKVHLQLWDTAGQERFRSLTTAFFRDAMGFLLMFDLTNQQSFLNVRNWMSQLQANAYCDSPDIVLVGTKADLKNLRDVQGKQARDMADRYGIPYFETSSATGAEVDQAVTTLLDLVMRRMEQSTEGPASEAANGSAATNDTAETSTSRRCAC; encoded by the exons ATGATGTCCTACCCCGGCCAAAGCTGGGAACATtctgcgctgccctatgggactcccaataatGGCTGGATGTgctgcagcctggatttgaaccag ACGTATTTGGGGACTGGCACTGATGGAACAACAGAGAAGACTTTTAAAGTGCACCTACAGCTCTGGGACACAGCAGGGCAGGAGAG GTTCAGAAGTCTCACCACAGCCTTCTTCAGAGATGCCATGGGCTTCCTGCTCATGTTTGATCTAACCAATCAGCAGAGTTTTCTGAATGTCAGGAACTGGATGA GTCAGCTGCAGGCAAATGCCTATTGTGACAGTCCAGACATAGTCTTAGTTGGCACCAAAGCAGACCTTAAAAACCTGAGAGATGTACAAGGAAAACAAGCCAGAGACATGGCGGACAGATATGG TATCCCCTACTTTGAGACAAGTAGTGCCACAGGGGCTGAGGTGGACCAGGCAGTGACCACTCTGCTGGACCTGGTGATGAGACGCATGGAGCAGAGCACAGAGGGGCCTGCGTCAGAGGCAGCCAATGGGAGTGCTGCCACTAACGACACGGCTGAAACGTCCACCAGCAGGAGGTGTGCCTGTTAG